One Arcobacter sp. FWKO B genomic window, AAAATGTTAGCAAAATTACTACAAAATACTATAGAGTAAGTAATGATGGATGGAATAACTCTCTTGGACTTGGTCTTAGTATTGTAAAAAATATTGTAAATTTACATGGGTTTACACTCGAACTTGAATCATTAGAAGATGAAGGTTCAACTTTTAGTATTGTTTTTAATTAAGTTCATTTGTTAATTTCATTTATTAATAAGTTATTATATTGCTTTAAGAATTTATCGTGTACAATTAACAATTAGTTTATAAAGTCAATAGTAAATTTAGGATAAAATTGTACAAATATAAAAAGGATTTGTAATATAATGAGTGAGGTTATTGCAGCAGATTATTTTAACAAATATAGACTCTTTTAAAAGAACATTAACAGTTGATTTAGAAATTATTTCAAATGATGGATAAAAAATTTAAAGTATTAGACCTCTTTGCTGGAGTTGGTGGATTGAGTTATGGTTTTGCTCATGATGATAGCTTTGAAATAGTCGCTGCAAATGAAATTTTACCTGATATGGCAAAGGCGTACTCATTAAACCATCCAACAGTCAAAGTATATAATTGCGATATAAAAGATTTTGGACTTAAAAATCTTAATAGCGACTTAGGCATTAGCAAAGGTGATATTGATTTAATAGTTGGAGGCCCTCCTTGTCAGGCATTTTCAACAGTTGGCAAAAGGCTTATTGATGACCCCAGAGGAAAGCTTTTTCAAGAGTATTATAGGGTATTAAAAGAATTAAATCCTAATGTATTTTTGTTTGAAAATGTTAAAGGGCTTTTGTCGATGCAAAAAGGAGAGCTATTTAAAACAATTTTAGATCTTTTTGAATCTTTAGGTTATAAAGTACAGTACAAAGTATTAAACTCAGCTGATTATGGTGTTCCTCAAATAAGAGAAAGAGTAATTATAATCGGCACAAAATTAGGGCAACAATTTGAATATCCAAAACCAACACATTGTAATATGGACAATGATACGATCTTTAGTCAAGATTTAAAGCCATATATAACACTAGCAGATGCAATAAGTGATTTGCCATTTATTAAAAGTAACGAAGAAAGTTTTGAGTATAAGAGTGAGCCAAATAACGAATTTCAAAGATTAATGAGAAAAAATGCACCTAGAAAATTAATGGATCATAATGCTCCAAAAAACAATGAAAAATTAGTGAAACTTATGGAATGCTTACCTGATGGAGGAACACCAGAAGATTTACCTATAGAATTACGACCAACTAGTGGATTTAAAAATACATATTGTAGACTATGGTGGGAGCGACCAGCTACAACTATTACAAGAAATTTTAGTACACCATCATCTTCAAGGTGTATTCATCCTAAAGCACCTAGACCACTAACAACAAGAGAAGGAGCAAGGATACAATGTTTCCCAGATGAGTATATTTTTTATGGTTCTAGGAGTTCTAAAAACCTACAAATAGGAAATGCTGTACCTACTTTTTTGTCAATAGCATTGAAAGATTCAATTAAACAACACTTGAAAACAGAAGATAAAGTGATAGAAAATGATTATAACATGCAAGAGAATAATAGACTTCAAATTAAAGAAGCAAGTTAGCTAACAATTGAATTTAGGATATTACAAAATTCAAATACTACTGTATTTAATTTGCTCTTAATTAAAATTATTGTAAAATATCAGGTTTTGTAAATAAATTTTTATAAATTTTGAGGAATAATAAAATGTTATTAACACCTGGACCTACCCCTGTACCTGAGTTTGTAAGAGTTGCTATGAGTGGAGAAACTATTCACCACAGAACTCCTGAATTTGAAGCAATTTTTGCTAAAACTAGAGAATTATTGATTGAACTTTTTGGAATGGATGAAGCTGTTATGCTTGCATCAAGTGGAACAGGAGCTATGGAAGCTTGTGTAACAAACCTTACACATAAAAAAGCTTTGACAGTAAATTCTGGAAAATTTGGTGAGAGATTTGGCAAAATCTGTGATGCTTACAATATCCCAAAAGTTGAATTAAAATATGAGTGGGATACTCCTTGTGATATAAATGATGTAAAAAAAGCATTAGAAGACAATAGTGATATAGATGCAATTTTTATCCAAATATGTGAAAGTGCTGGAGGATTGAGACATCCTGTTGAAGAGATAGCAAAACTAGCTAAATCAAAAAATCCAAATATTATGATAGTTGCTGATGGAATAACTGCTATTGGTGTTGAAAAAATTGATGTGACAAATTTAGATGCGGTTATTACTGGAAGTCAAAAAGCACTTATGCTTCCACCAGGGCTTGCTATGATAGGTCTTAGCAAAGCAGCGGTTGCAAAAATAGAGGCTAAACCTTTTGGATATTATTTAAATCTAAAAACAGAAATCAAAAAACAAAGAGAAAATACAACAGCTTGGACTGCTGCTACAACACTTACTATAGGATTAAAAGCTATATTAGAGCATATAAAAGCAACAGGTTATGATAAACTATATGCAAATACTGCTTCAAGAGCAAAGGCTACAAGAGAAGCTTTAAAAGCTATTGGACTTGATATCTATCCAAAAACTCCAGCTGATTCTATGACTACTATTATAAGTGAGCACACAAGTAAAATCAGAAAAATATTGAAAGAAGAGTTTGATGTAAATATAGCAGGTGGACAAGACCATCTAAAAGGTAAGATTTTTAGGATAAATCATATGGGTCTAGTTGCTGATTATGAAGCAGCATGGGCTGTAAATGCAGTAGAACTTGCACTTGATAAAATAGGTGTTAGAAAATTTGATGGTACAGCAAATCAAATATTTAATAAAATATATTTTGGAGTATAGTTAGTGATTTTTGAACATGAAATCCCAAAGGGTGCTAGATTATATTTTGGTAAACTTGCTCGTCAAAAAAGGGAACTTGAATCAAGCTTAAGTGAAATGCTTTTAAAAAATGGATTTGAAGAGATTGTAACTCCAAATTTTTCTTATGGGCAACATCAAAGTATAGATGATGTAAAAAAACTTATAAAGTTTTTTGATGAAGAAAACAATGAGGTAGCTCTTAGAGCTGATTCTACCCTTGATGTAGTAAGAATTATAACAAAAAGACTAGGTCGTACTACAAGCCATAAAAAATGGTTTTATGTACAGCCAGTTTTTAGTTATCCATCAAATGAGCACTACCAAATTGGGTGTGAGTGGATAGGTCATGATGATATATCAGATATTATTTCACTTAGTTTAGATGTTGTAAAAAGATTAAATATTAATGCAACACTTCAAATTTCAAATATCAATATACCAAAAATAATATCAGAAGATTTTGGGATAGATATAGAGTTGTTTAAAAACAATGATGTATCTACATTATATGCATTAAATATAGATTGGCTAAACAAGCTTATTGAAATAGACTCAAAAGATGATATAACACAGAGTTTATTAAATAGTATGCCAGAGAGTATAAAAGCAGAAGTAGAAAAGTTAAAAAATATTGCAATGTTTCAAATGTATGATAATATAGTGATATCGCCACTATATTATGGCTCAATGAAATATTATGATGATATTTACTATAGGATAGTTGATGGTAACCATACTATAATGATAGGTGGAAGTTATAAAAGTGAAGAGATTGATTCACTAGGGTTTGCATTATATACTGATAATGTATTAAAAATTTTAGATAATTAAACAAATATTTAAGAGGACAGAAGATGAGAGCAGATTTAATAGTCGGAATTCAATGGGGAGATGAGGGTAAAGGTAAAATAGTAGATATGCTTGCCCAAAAATATGATGTAGTATGTAGGTATCAAGGTGGACATAATGCTGGACATACTATTTGGGTAAATGGTGTAAGATATGCTCTACATCTAATCCCTTCAGGTGTTTTAAATCCAAAAGCTATCAATATAATCGGAAATGGTGTGGTTGTAAGTCCAGCTGATTTGATAAAAGAGATGAAACAGTTTGATAATCTAGAGGGAAGACTTTTTATTAGTGATAAAGCTCACTTGATTCTTTCATATCACTCAACTATAGATAAAGCAAAAGAAGCACTTAAAGGTGATAAGGCAATAGGTACTACAGGAAAAGGTATTGGACCATGTTATGCTGATAAGATAAATAGAGGTGGACATAGAGTTGGTGAACTTTTACATCCAAGTACTCTTGTTGCAAAAATTACAGAATATTTTGAGCATAACCGTGCTATATTTGATGCATTAAATATCCAAACTCCAACAGCAACTGAGCTTTTTGAAGAGATTGAAGAATATAGAGAAAAATTAGCTCCTTATATAGCAAATACAACAAATATGGTTTGGAACTTCTTAGATAGTGACAAAAAAGTATTACTAGAAGGTGCACAAGGAACAATGCTTGATATTGACCATGGTACATACCCATTTGTTACAAGTTCAAATACAATAAGTGCAGGGGCTTGTAGTGGGCTTGGTCTTAATCCAAAACAAATAGGTAAAGTAACTGGTATTGTTAAAGCATATTGTACAAGGGTAGGAAATGGACCTTTCCCTACAGAGGACTTTGGTGACGCTGGTAAAACTATGGCTGAAGTTGGAAAAGAAAAAGGGACAACTACAGGAAGACTTAGAAGATGTGGTTGGTTTGATGCAGTACTTGTGAAATATGCAGCTAAATTAAATGGTTGTGATGATTTATCTTTAATGAAACTAGATGTTCTAGATGGATTTGAAACTATTAAAGTTTGTACAGCATATGAGATTGATGGTAAAGTAATTGATTTTGTTCCAAGTGATTTGGATAATGTAAAGCCAATTTATGAAGAAGTAAAAGGTTGGAAGAGTGTAGTAGGTGTAAGAAACTATGATGATTTACCAATTGAAGCAAAAGAATATATAGAAATGATAGAAAGAGTAACTGGTGTAAGAGTTGGAATAATCTCAACAAGTCCAGAAAGAGATGATACTATAATAAGATAAAATAAAAGGGGTTATTAGATGAAGATTAAACTACAGCATACACCATATTTATCACAAAAAATCGCAAGAGATTTATTAAGTTGTGATTTTGTTGAGGTAAGAAAAGACAAAGATAGTATTATCGCTGAAATAGAAAGAATAATAGATGCTGATATAGAAAATGAGAACTCTTTAGATGAAAAAGTAAATGCATTATTAGAAAAAAAAGAGGGTGATATAGAGTTTTATCAAGCTGACTATAAACAACTTTTTTGGATGGCAAAAAAAAGACTTGCAAATGAAAATGGAGTAATTTTAAACCTTGAAGATAGATTTAGCGATATAGCACATAAAATTATAGATTTTTTATGGGAAGAGGATTTTATCCACTTTACGGTAAGTGACAATCAAGTGAAAAATATTATAGTTGGTTCATTTGAAGAGTTTGTAAAAGGTTTTGAAGATGCTGATAAATCTGTATATGAGAAAATTAAAAACTATAAAAGAAAATTAATTCCTGGAAGTGAAGATTATCAATTAGTATATAATAGATTATATGAAGAAGAGTTAGGAAAAAGAGGGTTGTTGTAGAATTGAGTGCAATTTTACAAAGTAAAATCTAAAAAGTTAAGACAAATATGAAAGGGATGGATATGCAAAAAGTTTGGTTATATTTAGAAAATGGGATGTTTTTTGAGGCAAATTCATTTGGTGCTAGTGGGACTAGTGTTGGGGAAATAGTATTTAATACATCTCTCACTGGCTATCAAGAGATTATCACAGATCCAAGTTATGCTGGGCAATTTATCACATTTACTATGCCAGAAATTGGAAATGTAGGTGTAAATAAAGATGATAACGAAAGCTCAAAACCTCATTGTAGTGGTGTAATTGTAAGAGCTTATAATGAAGAGTACTCAAACTATAGAGCTGAGGGTTCTTTAGCAAATATGTTAAAAGAGCATAATATCATAGGTATTTGTGATATAGATACAAGACATATCACAAAAACACTAAGAGAAAGTGGTGCTATGATGATGATAGCATCAACTGAAATTAGCTCAAAAGAAGAACTTGCAAAAAAACTCCAAGCAAGCCCAAGAATTGAAGATATCAACTATATCAAAATAGTAAGTACAAAAGAAGCTTATGTACATAAAAGCGGTGCATGGAATCCAGAAAAACTAGCATATAACCCTGCTATGATGAGCAACAAAAAAGTAGTAGTACTTGACTTTGGTGTAAAAAGAAATATATTAAACGAACTAGTAGAAAGTGGACTTGAAGTAGAAGTAATCCCTTCAACTTTCAGTGGGGATGATTTGATAGCTAGATATGAAGCTGGAGAAATTGGTGGAGTATTTTTGAGCAACGGTCCAGGTGATCCACTAACTCTTACAGAAGAAGTGGCAGAAGTTAGAAAACTACTTGATAAAAACATCCCAATATTTGCTATTTGTCTAGGTCACCAAATGCTTAGTATTGCTCATGGATATGACACATACAAGCTTAAATTTGGACAACACGGTGGTAACCACCCTGTAGCCAACAAAGGTGTAGTAGAAATAACAGCACAAAACCACAACTATAGTGTACCAGATAATATAGATGAAGTAGCAGAGATTACACATATCAATCTATTTGACAACACTATAGAAGGTGTAAAATACAAAAATAAACCAATATTTTCTGTACAACACCACCCAGAAGCTAGTCCAGGACCACATGAGAGCAAATATGTGTTTGCTGAGTTTGCTGATATGGTAAAAGAGTCTAAGTAAGACTCTTTTGCTTCTCAGTAGTTCAATTCCTCGTTCTAAGAGTTTATCGAAATAGTTTTGTCCCCATTATTTTTTGTTATTTAGGGTTGCTTATTGTTTTGATATTTTCACTATTCAATATTCTCATCTGTCCTATTGCTATTTTATTAAGCTTTTGAAGCCTCTCTTTTTGAGATATCCCCTCATTGATAAAATGTGCATTGAGTGATTCCATATTTGCCAAACAGACTAATTGATTAACATCGGCATCATCTCGTATATTTCCTTTTTTATCTCTATTTGTATCTCGCCATTCTTTGGCTGTCATACCAAACAATGCCACATTTAAAATATCTGCTTCATTTGCATAAACAAAATTTATCTGACTAGAAGTAAGCTCTTTAGGAATAAGATTTTCTTTGATGGCATCAGTATGGATTTTGTAATTTAGCTTTGTAAGATTTCGTCTTATATCCCAACCAAGTTGTTTGAGT contains:
- a CDS encoding DNA cytosine methyltransferase, with amino-acid sequence MMDKKFKVLDLFAGVGGLSYGFAHDDSFEIVAANEILPDMAKAYSLNHPTVKVYNCDIKDFGLKNLNSDLGISKGDIDLIVGGPPCQAFSTVGKRLIDDPRGKLFQEYYRVLKELNPNVFLFENVKGLLSMQKGELFKTILDLFESLGYKVQYKVLNSADYGVPQIRERVIIIGTKLGQQFEYPKPTHCNMDNDTIFSQDLKPYITLADAISDLPFIKSNEESFEYKSEPNNEFQRLMRKNAPRKLMDHNAPKNNEKLVKLMECLPDGGTPEDLPIELRPTSGFKNTYCRLWWERPATTITRNFSTPSSSRCIHPKAPRPLTTREGARIQCFPDEYIFYGSRSSKNLQIGNAVPTFLSIALKDSIKQHLKTEDKVIENDYNMQENNRLQIKEAS
- a CDS encoding DUF507 family protein produces the protein MKIKLQHTPYLSQKIARDLLSCDFVEVRKDKDSIIAEIERIIDADIENENSLDEKVNALLEKKEGDIEFYQADYKQLFWMAKKRLANENGVILNLEDRFSDIAHKIIDFLWEEDFIHFTVSDNQVKNIIVGSFEEFVKGFEDADKSVYEKIKNYKRKLIPGSEDYQLVYNRLYEEELGKRGLL
- a CDS encoding adenylosuccinate synthase; its protein translation is MRADLIVGIQWGDEGKGKIVDMLAQKYDVVCRYQGGHNAGHTIWVNGVRYALHLIPSGVLNPKAINIIGNGVVVSPADLIKEMKQFDNLEGRLFISDKAHLILSYHSTIDKAKEALKGDKAIGTTGKGIGPCYADKINRGGHRVGELLHPSTLVAKITEYFEHNRAIFDALNIQTPTATELFEEIEEYREKLAPYIANTTNMVWNFLDSDKKVLLEGAQGTMLDIDHGTYPFVTSSNTISAGACSGLGLNPKQIGKVTGIVKAYCTRVGNGPFPTEDFGDAGKTMAEVGKEKGTTTGRLRRCGWFDAVLVKYAAKLNGCDDLSLMKLDVLDGFETIKVCTAYEIDGKVIDFVPSDLDNVKPIYEEVKGWKSVVGVRNYDDLPIEAKEYIEMIERVTGVRVGIISTSPERDDTIIR
- the carA gene encoding glutamine-hydrolyzing carbamoyl-phosphate synthase small subunit; translation: MQKVWLYLENGMFFEANSFGASGTSVGEIVFNTSLTGYQEIITDPSYAGQFITFTMPEIGNVGVNKDDNESSKPHCSGVIVRAYNEEYSNYRAEGSLANMLKEHNIIGICDIDTRHITKTLRESGAMMMIASTEISSKEELAKKLQASPRIEDINYIKIVSTKEAYVHKSGAWNPEKLAYNPAMMSNKKVVVLDFGVKRNILNELVESGLEVEVIPSTFSGDDLIARYEAGEIGGVFLSNGPGDPLTLTEEVAEVRKLLDKNIPIFAICLGHQMLSIAHGYDTYKLKFGQHGGNHPVANKGVVEITAQNHNYSVPDNIDEVAEITHINLFDNTIEGVKYKNKPIFSVQHHPEASPGPHESKYVFAEFADMVKESK
- a CDS encoding pyridoxal-phosphate-dependent aminotransferase family protein, whose product is MLLTPGPTPVPEFVRVAMSGETIHHRTPEFEAIFAKTRELLIELFGMDEAVMLASSGTGAMEACVTNLTHKKALTVNSGKFGERFGKICDAYNIPKVELKYEWDTPCDINDVKKALEDNSDIDAIFIQICESAGGLRHPVEEIAKLAKSKNPNIMIVADGITAIGVEKIDVTNLDAVITGSQKALMLPPGLAMIGLSKAAVAKIEAKPFGYYLNLKTEIKKQRENTTAWTAATTLTIGLKAILEHIKATGYDKLYANTASRAKATREALKAIGLDIYPKTPADSMTTIISEHTSKIRKILKEEFDVNIAGGQDHLKGKIFRINHMGLVADYEAAWAVNAVELALDKIGVRKFDGTANQIFNKIYFGV
- a CDS encoding ATP phosphoribosyltransferase regulatory subunit; this translates as MIFEHEIPKGARLYFGKLARQKRELESSLSEMLLKNGFEEIVTPNFSYGQHQSIDDVKKLIKFFDEENNEVALRADSTLDVVRIITKRLGRTTSHKKWFYVQPVFSYPSNEHYQIGCEWIGHDDISDIISLSLDVVKRLNINATLQISNINIPKIISEDFGIDIELFKNNDVSTLYALNIDWLNKLIEIDSKDDITQSLLNSMPESIKAEVEKLKNIAMFQMYDNIVISPLYYGSMKYYDDIYYRIVDGNHTIMIGGSYKSEEIDSLGFALYTDNVLKILDN